The proteins below are encoded in one region of Danio rerio strain Tuebingen ecotype United States chromosome 14, GRCz12tu, whole genome shotgun sequence:
- the prss23 gene encoding serine protease 23 isoform X2, giving the protein MLRNRLPEGIREKGLWLGWLEWLMILLAFLMHRLVANIPAMVPNWRLGLAHPCCIGLLFLLLLPSSVSVREPRHQSHVHRTLLKPHATLPLSRSRFSAKTQLDFTTHCNESCYHKAEDQDKEHLAFETLYADGSRTLTTVDLDEVDVDPPPRQLTSRHKRLKRQIYGADGRFNIRGDHFLLDYPFSTAVRISTGCTGVLVSQQHVLTAAHCVHDGKDYVKGAKKLRVGFLIPPSVNGTRSGQAPVKKPLVRWVRVKRTRVPKGWIQGPQEVSMDFDYALLELRWPHRRPFMRLAVAPTSDHLAGKRIHFSGFDSDRPGELVYRFCPVEDESNDLIYQHCDARPGASGSGVYGRVWDDILERWERKVIGIFSGHQWLEINGENRDYNVAVRFTPLKFAQICYWVHGNKVDCSQD; this is encoded by the exons atgctgcggaaccgtctgcctgagggtatcAGAGAGAAaggtctatggcttgggtggctggagtggctgatgattctcttggctttcctcatgcaccgatTG GTTGCCAACATCCCAGCCATGGTTCCTAACTGGAGATTGGGTCTGGCTCATCCTTGCTGTATAGGCCTGCTGTTCTTACTCCTCCTGCCCAGCTCTGTTTCAGTGAGAGAACCTCGCCATCAGTCCCACGTCCACCGCACCTTACTGAAACCCCACGCCACCCTCCCCCTGTCCCGCTCTCGCTTCAGTGCCAAAACTCAGCTGGACTTCACTACACACTGCAACGAAAGCTGCTACCACAAAGCAGAAGACCAGGATAAAGAGCACCTAGCTTTTGAAACTCTCTATGCAGACGGCTCCCGAACTTTAACCACCGTTGATCTGGATGAAGTCGATGTTGATCCTCCTCCCAGGCAGCTCACTTCTAGACACAAACGGCTAAAACGGCAGATCTATGGTGCAGATGGGCGCTTTAACATCCGCGGTGACCACTTCCTTCTGGACTACCCGTTCTCCACAGCAGTTCGCATCTCCACTGGCTGCACTGGAGTTCTGGTGTCTCAGCAGCATGTCCTGACTGCCGCCCATTGTGTGCATGATGGAAAGGATTACGTCAAGGGAGCCAAGAAACTTAGGGTGGGTTTTCTAATCCCTCCATCGGTCAACGGCACGAGGTCAGGTCAGGCTCCAGTGAAGAAACCCCTGGTGCGCTGGGTGAGAGTTAAACGCACACGAGTGCCTAAAGGCTGGATTCAAGGTCCTCAAGAGGTCAGCATGGATTTTGACTATGCTCTTCTTGAGCTGCGTTGGCCTCATAGGCGTCCCTTCATGCGATTGGCTGTGGCACCAACCTCAGACCACTTAGCTGGTAAACGCATCCACTTCTCTGGCTTTGACAGCGATCGTCCTGGGGAATTGGTGTATCGGTTTTGTCCGGTAGAGGATGAGTCCAATGATTTGATCTACCAGCATTGTGATGCACGTCCCGGTGCAAGCGGTTCTGGTGTTTATGGTCGTGTGTGGGATGATATTTTAGAGCGATGGGAGCGGAAGGTCATCGGGATCTTCTCAGGCCATCAGTGGCTGGAAATCAATGGCGAGAATCGCGACTACAACGTGGCCGTTCGCTTCACTCCGCTGAAGTTTGCTCAGATCTGTTATTGGGTTCACGGAAATAAGGTGGACTGCAGTCAGGACTGA
- the prss23 gene encoding serine protease 23 isoform X1, with protein MSCIAASSKSVSITDCCLSDVTQDEKHTHIREWWAGRAAHLHLKQRFERVCLRCVVFISLKKLSFSRLVHDRMLRNRLPEGIREKGLWLGWLEWLMILLAFLMHRLVANIPAMVPNWRLGLAHPCCIGLLFLLLLPSSVSVREPRHQSHVHRTLLKPHATLPLSRSRFSAKTQLDFTTHCNESCYHKAEDQDKEHLAFETLYADGSRTLTTVDLDEVDVDPPPRQLTSRHKRLKRQIYGADGRFNIRGDHFLLDYPFSTAVRISTGCTGVLVSQQHVLTAAHCVHDGKDYVKGAKKLRVGFLIPPSVNGTRSGQAPVKKPLVRWVRVKRTRVPKGWIQGPQEVSMDFDYALLELRWPHRRPFMRLAVAPTSDHLAGKRIHFSGFDSDRPGELVYRFCPVEDESNDLIYQHCDARPGASGSGVYGRVWDDILERWERKVIGIFSGHQWLEINGENRDYNVAVRFTPLKFAQICYWVHGNKVDCSQD; from the exons atgagctgtattgcAGCTTCATCCAAGTcagtctctatcactgactgctgtttatctgacgtaacgcaAGATGAGAAGCATACACACATAAGGGAATGGTGGGCAGGgagagcagctcatttgcatttaaagcaaagGTTTGAAAGAGTCTGTTTGAGGTGTGTTGTGTTCATCAGCctgaagaagctttccttcagtcggctggtgcatgaccggatgctgcggaaccgtctgcctgagggtatcAGAGAGAAaggtctatggcttgggtggctggagtggctgatgattctcttggctttcctcatgcaccgatTG GTTGCCAACATCCCAGCCATGGTTCCTAACTGGAGATTGGGTCTGGCTCATCCTTGCTGTATAGGCCTGCTGTTCTTACTCCTCCTGCCCAGCTCTGTTTCAGTGAGAGAACCTCGCCATCAGTCCCACGTCCACCGCACCTTACTGAAACCCCACGCCACCCTCCCCCTGTCCCGCTCTCGCTTCAGTGCCAAAACTCAGCTGGACTTCACTACACACTGCAACGAAAGCTGCTACCACAAAGCAGAAGACCAGGATAAAGAGCACCTAGCTTTTGAAACTCTCTATGCAGACGGCTCCCGAACTTTAACCACCGTTGATCTGGATGAAGTCGATGTTGATCCTCCTCCCAGGCAGCTCACTTCTAGACACAAACGGCTAAAACGGCAGATCTATGGTGCAGATGGGCGCTTTAACATCCGCGGTGACCACTTCCTTCTGGACTACCCGTTCTCCACAGCAGTTCGCATCTCCACTGGCTGCACTGGAGTTCTGGTGTCTCAGCAGCATGTCCTGACTGCCGCCCATTGTGTGCATGATGGAAAGGATTACGTCAAGGGAGCCAAGAAACTTAGGGTGGGTTTTCTAATCCCTCCATCGGTCAACGGCACGAGGTCAGGTCAGGCTCCAGTGAAGAAACCCCTGGTGCGCTGGGTGAGAGTTAAACGCACACGAGTGCCTAAAGGCTGGATTCAAGGTCCTCAAGAGGTCAGCATGGATTTTGACTATGCTCTTCTTGAGCTGCGTTGGCCTCATAGGCGTCCCTTCATGCGATTGGCTGTGGCACCAACCTCAGACCACTTAGCTGGTAAACGCATCCACTTCTCTGGCTTTGACAGCGATCGTCCTGGGGAATTGGTGTATCGGTTTTGTCCGGTAGAGGATGAGTCCAATGATTTGATCTACCAGCATTGTGATGCACGTCCCGGTGCAAGCGGTTCTGGTGTTTATGGTCGTGTGTGGGATGATATTTTAGAGCGATGGGAGCGGAAGGTCATCGGGATCTTCTCAGGCCATCAGTGGCTGGAAATCAATGGCGAGAATCGCGACTACAACGTGGCCGTTCGCTTCACTCCGCTGAAGTTTGCTCAGATCTGTTATTGGGTTCACGGAAATAAGGTGGACTGCAGTCAGGACTGA
- the prss23 gene encoding serine protease 23 isoform X3 translates to MVPNWRLGLAHPCCIGLLFLLLLPSSVSVREPRHQSHVHRTLLKPHATLPLSRSRFSAKTQLDFTTHCNESCYHKAEDQDKEHLAFETLYADGSRTLTTVDLDEVDVDPPPRQLTSRHKRLKRQIYGADGRFNIRGDHFLLDYPFSTAVRISTGCTGVLVSQQHVLTAAHCVHDGKDYVKGAKKLRVGFLIPPSVNGTRSGQAPVKKPLVRWVRVKRTRVPKGWIQGPQEVSMDFDYALLELRWPHRRPFMRLAVAPTSDHLAGKRIHFSGFDSDRPGELVYRFCPVEDESNDLIYQHCDARPGASGSGVYGRVWDDILERWERKVIGIFSGHQWLEINGENRDYNVAVRFTPLKFAQICYWVHGNKVDCSQD, encoded by the coding sequence ATGGTTCCTAACTGGAGATTGGGTCTGGCTCATCCTTGCTGTATAGGCCTGCTGTTCTTACTCCTCCTGCCCAGCTCTGTTTCAGTGAGAGAACCTCGCCATCAGTCCCACGTCCACCGCACCTTACTGAAACCCCACGCCACCCTCCCCCTGTCCCGCTCTCGCTTCAGTGCCAAAACTCAGCTGGACTTCACTACACACTGCAACGAAAGCTGCTACCACAAAGCAGAAGACCAGGATAAAGAGCACCTAGCTTTTGAAACTCTCTATGCAGACGGCTCCCGAACTTTAACCACCGTTGATCTGGATGAAGTCGATGTTGATCCTCCTCCCAGGCAGCTCACTTCTAGACACAAACGGCTAAAACGGCAGATCTATGGTGCAGATGGGCGCTTTAACATCCGCGGTGACCACTTCCTTCTGGACTACCCGTTCTCCACAGCAGTTCGCATCTCCACTGGCTGCACTGGAGTTCTGGTGTCTCAGCAGCATGTCCTGACTGCCGCCCATTGTGTGCATGATGGAAAGGATTACGTCAAGGGAGCCAAGAAACTTAGGGTGGGTTTTCTAATCCCTCCATCGGTCAACGGCACGAGGTCAGGTCAGGCTCCAGTGAAGAAACCCCTGGTGCGCTGGGTGAGAGTTAAACGCACACGAGTGCCTAAAGGCTGGATTCAAGGTCCTCAAGAGGTCAGCATGGATTTTGACTATGCTCTTCTTGAGCTGCGTTGGCCTCATAGGCGTCCCTTCATGCGATTGGCTGTGGCACCAACCTCAGACCACTTAGCTGGTAAACGCATCCACTTCTCTGGCTTTGACAGCGATCGTCCTGGGGAATTGGTGTATCGGTTTTGTCCGGTAGAGGATGAGTCCAATGATTTGATCTACCAGCATTGTGATGCACGTCCCGGTGCAAGCGGTTCTGGTGTTTATGGTCGTGTGTGGGATGATATTTTAGAGCGATGGGAGCGGAAGGTCATCGGGATCTTCTCAGGCCATCAGTGGCTGGAAATCAATGGCGAGAATCGCGACTACAACGTGGCCGTTCGCTTCACTCCGCTGAAGTTTGCTCAGATCTGTTATTGGGTTCACGGAAATAAGGTGGACTGCAGTCAGGACTGA
- the cfl1 gene encoding cofilin-1, with translation MASGVTVEETVLTVFNEMKVRKAHCNEEEKSKRKKAVMFCLSDDKKHIIMEQGQEILQGDEGDPYLKFVKMLPPNDCRYALYDATYETKETKKEDLVFIFWAPESAPLKSKMIYASSKDAIKKKFTGIKHEWQVNGMDDIKDRKTLAEKLGGASVVSLEGKPLTD, from the exons ATG GCCTCCGGAGTTACAGTGGAAGAGACTGTGTTGACGGTCTTCAACGAGATGAAGGTCCGCAAGGCTCATTGCAATGAGGAAGAGAAGAGCAAGAGGAAGAAGGCCGTCATGTTCTGCCTGAGCGACGACAAGAAGCACATCATCATGGAGCAAGGCCAGGAGATCCTGCAGGGCGATGAAGGAGATCCCTACCTTAAGTTTGTGAAGATGCTTCCTCCCAATGATTGTCGCTACGCTCTCTATGATGCCACGTATGAGACTAAAGAGACCAAGAAAGAGGACCTGGTTTTCATCTTCTG GGCCCCAGAGAGCGCTCCACTTAAAAGCAAGATGATCTACGCCAGCTCCAAGGATGCCATCAAGAAGAAGTTCACAG GTATTAAGCACGAGTGGCAAGTGAATGGTATGGACGATATCAAGGACCGAAAGACCCTTGCTGAGAAGCTCGGGGGCGCATCGGTGGTGTCTCTGGAGGGAAAGCCTCTAACCGATTGA